The Deinococcus sp. Leaf326 genomic interval CTGGCCGCGCGCCACCCCCTGAATCCCGGCGCGCACGATCTCCGCGACGTAGGCGCTGGAATTGATCGAGAAGGCGATCACGCCCGCCGCGAACTCGTTGATGGGCCGCTCGAGCAGTTGCGGCAGCCCGAAAAAGATCAGGAAGATCTGAACGAGCAGCGGCGTGCCCCGGATCAGCTCGATGTACGCGACCGCCAGTGCCGAGAGCCAGCGCAGCGGCGAGAGCCGGGCCAGCGCGACCAGCGTGCCCAGCACCACCCCGGCCACGAGCGAGAGCGCCGTGATCTTGACCGTCATGCCTGCCCCCTGAAGCAAAAAGGGCAGGTTGTCGCGGATCAGACTGAAGTCCACCGGTCTACTTGAACCACTTGTCGACCAGGCGGTCGAGTTCGCCGGACTTGCGCACCTGGATCAGGGCGGCGTTCATGCGGTTGGACAGGTCGGCGCAGTCCTTACGCACCGCGAAGGCCGTGTTCAGTGAGCCCAGGGTCGCCACGATCTTGAGGTCGGGGTACACCTTCACGAAGCTGTTGGCGACCACCTTGTGCAGCACCAGGGCGTTGGCCTGCCGGGTCTGTACCGCCAGCGCGGCGTCAGTGTAGAGGTTGAAG includes:
- a CDS encoding amino acid ABC transporter permease, which translates into the protein MDFSLIRDNLPFLLQGAGMTVKITALSLVAGVVLGTLVALARLSPLRWLSALAVAYIELIRGTPLLVQIFLIFFGLPQLLERPINEFAAGVIAFSINSSAYVAEIVRAGIQGVARGQSEASLSLGFSPTETLRYIVLPQAFTRTLPPLVNEAISLLKNSSLLSAISIVELTRSGQLVASRTFRPFEMYLAVSLLYLAMTLLLSFVANRLEKRWQVRP